The following proteins come from a genomic window of Corallococcus sp. NCRR:
- a CDS encoding SDR family NAD(P)-dependent oxidoreductase, with the protein MSRKVALITGASAGLGVQFAEQFAKDGHDVILVARGVAKLEELASRLEQAHGVKAHVLPADLGQPSAPEQLFARVRELGLAVDFLVNNAGFGSSGPFLDQDLGREAEMVEVNCAALLKLTHLFARPMRERKQGRILNIASTAGFQPGPYMATYYATKAFVLSFTEALAVELEGTGVTVTCHCPGATKTEFAGRAGNAESRLFKRPGVAEAPAVAGHAYAAMMKGRVVSIHGVLNWLAAFSVRVSPRVVVRSIAAKLNR; encoded by the coding sequence ATGTCGCGGAAAGTGGCGCTCATCACCGGCGCGTCAGCGGGGCTCGGAGTGCAATTCGCGGAGCAGTTCGCGAAGGACGGGCACGACGTCATCCTCGTCGCGCGCGGCGTGGCGAAGCTGGAGGAACTGGCCAGCAGGCTGGAGCAGGCGCACGGGGTGAAGGCGCACGTGCTGCCGGCGGACCTGGGACAGCCCTCCGCGCCCGAGCAGCTCTTCGCGCGCGTGCGGGAGCTGGGGCTCGCGGTGGACTTCCTCGTCAACAACGCGGGGTTCGGCTCATCCGGGCCGTTCCTGGACCAGGACCTGGGGCGCGAGGCGGAGATGGTGGAGGTCAACTGCGCCGCGCTGCTCAAGCTCACGCACCTGTTCGCGCGGCCCATGCGCGAGCGCAAGCAGGGGCGCATCCTCAACATCGCGTCCACCGCGGGCTTCCAGCCGGGGCCGTACATGGCCACGTACTACGCGACGAAGGCGTTCGTGCTGTCGTTCACGGAGGCGCTCGCGGTCGAATTGGAGGGCACGGGCGTGACGGTGACCTGTCACTGTCCGGGCGCCACGAAGACGGAGTTCGCCGGGCGCGCCGGGAACGCGGAGTCCCGCCTGTTCAAGCGGCCGGGCGTCGCGGAGGCGCCCGCGGTCGCGGGCCATGCCTACGCGGCGATGATGAAGGGCCGGGTGGTCTCCATCCACGGCGTGCTCAACTGGCTGGCGGCCTTCTCGGTGCGGGTCAGCCCTCGCGTCGTGGTGCGTTCCATCGCGGCGAAGCTCAACCGGTAG
- a CDS encoding tetratricopeptide repeat protein, translated as MSSRLRALPLIALLASGACTETPKLDPKDQAEGLYLQANSEYLKGNFDAALKSFDEMKALTPGDPRLPAARGEVLLSMSRLEEAEKEFEAALRLDAKRSTNWSRLGFIQAQLGKKDEARQSLQKALALHPKDFNALEQLGELAEERGDHDEAVRDFTQAAEAAPDASKADLLVRAVDVLTKQGRQDEVLGLLRKVTGQGVRTPEVLTALGDAEVRAGRLPEAAAVYEEAAKKSPKDPTLWELVAEIQLKLNKREEALKAYGESLKVKDRAVVHVALAKAHLTANDRAAAEGELQKALETVSGADVGEMQELADLLSAMGRKQDALRILTSLGSEPGHAKNMELQLSTARLARDLKDTAAVQAACARVAAAAADGGVVKCP; from the coding sequence ATGTCCTCGCGTCTGCGTGCCCTGCCGCTCATCGCCCTGCTGGCCTCCGGGGCCTGCACTGAAACGCCGAAGCTCGACCCGAAGGACCAGGCGGAAGGGCTCTACCTCCAGGCCAACTCCGAGTACCTCAAGGGCAACTTCGACGCCGCGCTCAAGTCCTTCGACGAGATGAAGGCGCTGACGCCGGGAGACCCGCGCCTGCCCGCCGCGAGGGGCGAGGTGCTCCTGTCGATGAGCCGGCTGGAGGAGGCCGAGAAGGAGTTCGAGGCTGCGCTGCGGTTGGACGCGAAGCGCTCCACCAACTGGAGCCGGCTGGGGTTCATCCAGGCGCAGCTGGGCAAGAAGGACGAGGCGCGCCAGTCGCTGCAGAAGGCGCTGGCGCTGCATCCGAAGGACTTCAACGCGCTGGAGCAGTTGGGAGAGCTGGCCGAGGAGCGCGGCGACCACGACGAGGCGGTGCGCGACTTCACGCAGGCGGCCGAGGCCGCGCCGGACGCGTCGAAGGCCGACCTGCTGGTGCGAGCGGTGGACGTGCTGACGAAGCAGGGGCGGCAGGACGAGGTGCTCGGGCTCTTGCGCAAGGTGACGGGGCAGGGCGTGAGGACGCCGGAGGTGCTGACGGCGCTGGGAGACGCGGAGGTGCGCGCGGGCCGGTTGCCTGAAGCCGCGGCGGTGTACGAGGAGGCCGCGAAGAAGTCGCCCAAGGATCCGACGCTGTGGGAGCTGGTGGCGGAGATCCAGCTCAAGCTGAACAAGCGCGAGGAGGCGCTGAAGGCCTACGGTGAGTCCCTGAAGGTGAAGGACCGCGCCGTCGTCCACGTGGCGCTCGCGAAGGCACACCTGACGGCGAACGACCGCGCGGCGGCGGAAGGCGAGCTGCAGAAGGCGCTGGAGACGGTGTCGGGAGCGGACGTGGGGGAGATGCAGGAACTGGCGGACCTGCTCTCGGCGATGGGGCGCAAGCAGGACGCCCTACGCATCCTGACGAGCCTGGGCTCGGAGCCGGGGCACGCGAAGAACATGGAGTTGCAGCTGTCCACCGCGAGGCTCGCGCGAGACCTGAAGGACACGGCCGCCGTGCAGGCCGCGTGCGCCCGCGTGGCCGCGGCGGCAGCGGATGGTGGCGTGGTGAAGTGCCCGTAG
- a CDS encoding AHH domain-containing protein, whose amino-acid sequence MRSGWQCLLLLCLLTGCASVRVVRLDTGRADPVVVTPRVEEEAPLEDAELTKGEFKKAVSEFAREVRPFAHPLRDARTLFGMPERSGVFGYEASTHRIRPLGEAEARELHLLDDASAELTRAYGRWCERKKQGRDCLSLQEEGPLLGSDGRYALALALAMDSVWEETAEALRGVVNPQAVLATVTASVTVYLLLWSLPEPVSKGLAALMTATAIAYLGVDTVWGLLNGWLTLVRQADRALTFDDLREAGEGYGKVLGRNAARVFVMLATAAVGNTVGLAAKTPVLPGSAQAALAVEAQAGYSYAGIGGVRSVAMTAEGFTIALAPNAVAMSSDGGSQKHHLATLRNNVSTHRGGPWTPRFQRIFKKAGMELKDAENIVEVPGHRGPHPQRYHELVMERLNSATANCRKVEDCRAALTRALEILARDVKKPGTELNLLVTRGG is encoded by the coding sequence ATGCGCAGTGGGTGGCAGTGCCTGCTGTTGCTGTGCCTCCTGACGGGCTGCGCGTCCGTCCGGGTCGTGCGCCTGGACACAGGGCGTGCGGATCCGGTCGTCGTGACGCCCCGGGTGGAGGAAGAGGCTCCGCTGGAGGACGCGGAGCTGACGAAGGGCGAGTTCAAGAAGGCCGTTTCGGAGTTCGCACGGGAGGTCCGGCCGTTCGCGCATCCGCTGCGGGATGCGAGGACGTTGTTCGGCATGCCGGAACGCAGTGGCGTGTTCGGGTACGAAGCGAGCACGCATCGGATCCGCCCTCTTGGGGAAGCGGAAGCGCGGGAGCTGCACCTCTTGGACGACGCGTCGGCGGAGCTGACGCGTGCCTATGGGCGCTGGTGCGAGCGCAAGAAGCAGGGGCGGGACTGCCTGTCGTTGCAGGAGGAGGGGCCGCTGCTCGGAAGCGACGGGCGGTATGCGCTGGCCCTGGCGTTGGCGATGGACTCGGTGTGGGAGGAGACGGCGGAGGCGCTGCGGGGCGTGGTGAATCCGCAAGCGGTCCTGGCCACCGTGACGGCGTCGGTGACGGTGTACCTGCTGTTGTGGTCATTGCCCGAGCCCGTGTCCAAGGGCCTCGCGGCGCTGATGACCGCGACGGCCATCGCATATCTGGGCGTGGACACGGTGTGGGGACTGCTGAACGGGTGGTTGACGCTGGTGAGGCAGGCGGACCGAGCGCTGACGTTCGACGATTTGCGCGAAGCAGGGGAGGGCTACGGGAAGGTGCTGGGGAGGAACGCCGCGCGGGTCTTCGTGATGCTGGCCACGGCGGCGGTGGGCAACACGGTGGGGCTCGCGGCTAAGACCCCGGTGCTCCCTGGCTCTGCGCAAGCCGCGCTCGCAGTGGAGGCTCAGGCGGGCTACTCGTACGCGGGAATCGGAGGTGTGCGGTCCGTGGCCATGACCGCGGAGGGCTTCACCATCGCGCTGGCGCCCAACGCAGTCGCCATGTCGTCAGACGGTGGCAGCCAGAAGCACCACCTCGCGACTCTCAGGAACAACGTGTCCACGCATCGTGGAGGCCCGTGGACGCCGCGCTTCCAGCGCATCTTCAAGAAGGCCGGGATGGAGCTGAAGGACGCGGAGAACATCGTCGAGGTCCCGGGCCATCGAGGTCCTCATCCCCAGCGGTACCATGAACTCGTGATGGAGCGGCTCAACAGCGCCACGGCGAATTGCAGGAAGGTCGAAGACTGCCGTGCGGCTCTGACAAGGGCCCTTGAAATCCTGGCCAGGGACGTCAAGAAGCCTGGGACAGAACTCAACCTTCTTGTCACCCGAGGCGGCTGA
- a CDS encoding imm11 family protein, with the protein MTRRYFKLSEDVQAGTWYLGDPVDEQGQEVEDPWQFRAGHPVSVSGRLTVPIDQQGRALDFSNAGVGLTPVVHVKVASIFSELAPADVQLIPVRIKGMPDQYVILVATKCILCIDEPASAVQFWTAEDGLPEKVGTYYAVDDLHIDVKKVGTTKVFRTEGWKIALIVSEDIKLALERIRATGMRFTEV; encoded by the coding sequence ATGACACGTCGTTACTTCAAGCTGTCCGAAGACGTTCAGGCTGGGACCTGGTACCTCGGCGACCCTGTCGATGAGCAAGGCCAGGAGGTCGAAGATCCCTGGCAGTTCCGTGCGGGGCATCCGGTGTCGGTCTCTGGCCGGTTGACCGTGCCCATTGATCAGCAGGGACGTGCGCTGGACTTCTCGAACGCGGGAGTCGGACTGACGCCGGTTGTCCATGTGAAGGTGGCGTCCATCTTCTCCGAGCTCGCTCCTGCGGATGTTCAGCTCATTCCCGTCCGCATCAAGGGCATGCCAGACCAGTACGTCATCCTGGTGGCCACGAAGTGCATCCTCTGCATTGATGAGCCGGCCTCTGCCGTCCAGTTCTGGACCGCTGAAGATGGACTGCCGGAGAAGGTTGGGACGTATTACGCGGTGGATGATCTTCACATCGACGTGAAGAAGGTCGGCACCACGAAAGTGTTTCGGACCGAGGGCTGGAAAATCGCCCTCATCGTCTCCGAGGACATCAAGCTCGCCCTCGAACGCATCCGCGCCACGGGAATGCGGTTCACCGAAGTCTGA
- a CDS encoding AHH domain-containing protein, whose protein sequence is MLRGWLCLLLLLTGCASNRVVRLDTGRADPVVVTPRVEEEAPLEDAELTKGEFKRAVSEFAREVRPFAHPLRDARTLFGMPERSGVFGYEASTHRIRPLGEAEARELHLLDDASAELTRAYGRWCERKKQGRDCLSLQEEGPLLGSDGRYALALALAMDSVWEETAEALRGVVNPQAVLATVTASVTVYLLLWSLPEPVSKGLAALMTATAIAYLGVDTVWGLLNGWLTLVRQADRALTFDDLREAGEGYGKVLGRNAARVFVMLATAAVGNTVGLAAKTPVLPGSAQAALAVEAQAGYSYAGIGGVRSVAMTAEGFTIALAPNAVAMSSDGGSQKHHLATLRNNVSTHRGGPWTPRFQRIFKKAGMELKDAENVVEVPGHRGPHPEEYHRTVYKRLYEATEDCRTVTTCRTAIEEALRRLAREVATPGSDLNLLVTHGARP, encoded by the coding sequence ATGCTTCGTGGCTGGCTCTGCCTTCTTCTCCTCCTGACAGGCTGCGCATCCAACCGGGTCGTGCGCCTGGACACAGGGCGTGCGGATCCGGTCGTCGTGACGCCCCGGGTGGAGGAAGAGGCTCCGCTGGAGGACGCGGAGCTGACGAAGGGCGAGTTCAAGCGGGCCGTTTCGGAGTTCGCGCGGGAGGTCCGGCCGTTCGCGCATCCGCTGCGGGATGCGAGGACGTTGTTCGGCATGCCGGAACGCAGTGGCGTGTTCGGGTACGAAGCGAGCACGCATCGGATCCGCCCTCTTGGGGAAGCGGAAGCGCGGGAGCTGCACCTCTTGGACGACGCGTCGGCGGAGCTGACGCGTGCCTATGGGCGCTGGTGCGAGCGCAAGAAGCAGGGGCGGGACTGCCTGTCGTTGCAGGAGGAGGGGCCGCTGCTCGGAAGCGACGGGCGGTATGCGCTGGCCCTGGCGTTGGCGATGGACTCGGTGTGGGAGGAGACGGCGGAGGCGCTGCGGGGGGTGGTGAATCCGCAAGCGGTCCTGGCCACCGTGACGGCGTCGGTGACGGTGTACCTGCTGTTGTGGTCCTTGCCCGAGCCCGTGTCCAAGGGCCTCGCGGCGCTGATGACCGCGACGGCCATCGCATATCTGGGCGTGGACACGGTGTGGGGACTGCTGAACGGGTGGTTGACGCTGGTGAGGCAGGCGGACCGAGCGCTGACGTTCGACGATTTGCGCGAAGCAGGGGAGGGCTACGGGAAGGTGCTGGGGAGGAACGCCGCGCGGGTCTTCGTGATGCTGGCCACGGCGGCGGTGGGCAACACGGTGGGGCTCGCGGCGAAGACCCCGGTGCTCCCTGGCTCTGCGCAAGCCGCGCTCGCAGTGGAGGCTCAGGCGGGCTACTCGTACGCGGGAATCGGAGGTGTGCGGTCCGTAGCCATGACCGCGGAGGGTTTCACCATCGCGCTGGCGCCCAACGCAGTCGCCATGTCGTCAGACGGTGGCAGCCAGAAGCACCACCTCGCGACTCTCAGGAACAACGTGTCCACGCATCGTGGAGGCCCGTGGACGCCGCGCTTCCAGCGCATCTTCAAGAAGGCGGGCATGGAGCTGAAGGACGCGGAGAACGTTGTCGAAGTCCCGGGCCATCGAGGTCCTCATCCCGAGGAGTATCACCGCACGGTGTACAAGCGCTTGTACGAGGCGACCGAGGACTGCCGCACGGTGACGACCTGCCGAACGGCAATCGAAGAGGCCCTTCGGCGATTGGCCAGAGAGGTCGCGACTCCTGGATCCGACCTCAACCTTCTTGTGACGCACGGTGCTCGACCCTGA
- a CDS encoding imm11 family protein, with protein sequence MDTGLQELEDARIFNRGHRVPIEGRLRIPVEQPGQALDFTQTASMVPVVGRRVAAIFTDMAPNDVQFVLANVEGEEDPFRILVATRLIRCIDESRSKVQFWTAENGLPEKVGKYYAVDDLHIDPTRVGESKVFRLEGWAGTLIVSEDIKLALERIRATGMRFTEV encoded by the coding sequence ATGGATACAGGTCTGCAGGAACTGGAGGATGCCCGGATCTTCAATCGCGGGCATCGCGTGCCGATCGAAGGGCGCCTTCGGATCCCTGTCGAACAGCCCGGACAGGCGCTCGACTTCACCCAGACCGCGTCGATGGTTCCGGTGGTCGGTCGTCGTGTCGCCGCGATTTTCACGGACATGGCCCCCAATGACGTTCAGTTCGTTCTCGCCAACGTCGAAGGGGAAGAAGATCCCTTCCGAATCCTGGTGGCGACCCGGCTGATCCGCTGCATCGACGAGTCGCGCTCGAAGGTCCAATTCTGGACCGCCGAGAATGGACTGCCTGAGAAGGTCGGGAAGTACTACGCCGTGGACGACCTGCACATCGATCCAACCCGGGTTGGAGAGTCCAAGGTGTTCCGGCTGGAGGGATGGGCTGGGACCCTCATCGTCTCGGAGGACATCAAGCTCGCCCTGGAACGCATTCGCGCCACGGGAATGCGGTTCACTGAAGTGTGA
- the lexA gene encoding transcriptional repressor LexA has product MEELTERQREILTFIVKETEVRGFPPTIREIGEHMDIRSTNGVNDHLKALERKGYLTRGEQQSRSLVPTKRARLLLGLGMKSRDSGMIEIPLLGKVAAGAPALAQEHMEDSVKIDSFLLGGVNGREVFALRVKGQSMIDDGIHDGDYLFVKKTPSAQPGEIVVALIEDEATVKRYYPEQDRIRFQPANATMQPIYVNRSDFRSTMILGQVVGVYRKLQGGRT; this is encoded by the coding sequence ATGGAAGAGCTCACGGAGCGCCAGCGCGAAATCCTGACCTTCATCGTGAAGGAGACGGAGGTCCGAGGCTTCCCCCCGACCATCCGGGAGATTGGGGAGCACATGGACATCCGGTCGACCAACGGGGTGAACGATCACCTGAAGGCCCTGGAGCGCAAGGGTTACCTGACGCGGGGCGAGCAGCAGAGCCGCTCGCTGGTGCCCACCAAGCGGGCGAGGCTGCTCCTGGGCCTGGGGATGAAGAGCCGGGACTCCGGCATGATCGAGATCCCCCTCCTGGGCAAGGTGGCGGCGGGTGCGCCGGCGCTGGCGCAGGAGCACATGGAGGACTCGGTCAAGATCGACAGCTTCCTCCTGGGCGGGGTGAACGGCCGGGAGGTGTTCGCGCTGAGGGTCAAGGGCCAGTCGATGATCGACGACGGCATCCACGACGGGGACTACCTCTTCGTGAAGAAGACGCCGTCGGCGCAGCCGGGGGAGATCGTCGTGGCGCTCATCGAGGACGAGGCCACGGTGAAGCGCTACTACCCGGAGCAGGACCGCATCCGCTTCCAGCCGGCGAACGCGACGATGCAGCCCATCTACGTGAACCGCTCGGACTTCCGCTCCACGATGATTCTGGGGCAGGTGGTGGGCGTGTACCGGAAGCTGCAGGGCGGCCGGACGTAA
- a CDS encoding response regulator, with translation MSDLRHTLLFVDDEADVLDILSRMFQRRYRVLTAPHGKAALEILRTESVDVLVTDQRMPEMTGIDLVNAARAEGIDVTTLLLTAYTDPQDIIAAINQGQVYRYVTKPWDVNDLLITVKNAVEFAQLKKDKEKLIRQLHQRVEALFVLYEVSRASANDPASYDAIIDRVLTAVARVLPYDCGAALIAPDGQRGATLRLRCVGNVGEEALLGVKESMLGAYRKSSGLTLPEDRVITRVTGTTTQDSASPVVYPNQLTVNLTAAGKPVGMLSLFSHRADAFTEDDGLLLDVLANQTADAIQSLRSAEEEARHRMERMVASMADGVVLTDEKNDIVVMNPAARRILHAGEEGQGPSNRLLEERLGFQPFQLVRNLEYSGHQVLREDVKLFDRTVQTTVTPVNDARGTLRGVCVVLRDITDQKRLEERKDTFVSMVSHELRTPLTSITGALDLVLNRMAGDINERQHRYLSLAKDSAEKLNSIVDDLLDLSKYAQGRLKMSFERIYLEELVQRVVEKYGPAFAEKRIRVVPLLPQHPLRAMVDPNRVNQVLNNLLNNAVKFTPEGGEVRVELRATSSLPGYVVLSCWNSGDPIPEESLERIFDRFEQARTQANRTVRGTGLGLPICRNIVEAHGGRIWSEPSQTGVRFIAVLPTEPPQDVLSQAAVDTLLPAPQPIRADSRGKVLIIEGEPEVGHIMKALLGARGYRVRLAASAEEGLSAARNLHPDVVLVSVRLPDVDGLRLAEILRNDPETRRSPLLLTSAFDERQRAFRAGADAFLVRPLAGDKLLATVDSLARGRAGAQHGRVLVVDDDVKIAFICREVLEGLGFEVGVAHSVEEGRRSLRERRPDAVLLDVTLPDGDGFAFLEEIKAERASGHISVIFISARTETSSKVRALKLGGDDYITKPFDALELGARVESMLRRKEQELSSSPTTQLPGSTAIEREVQRRLGARQPFAFCYLDLDNLKAYNDYYGFAKADGVVRQTGDLMREVFQQEGAPGDFLGHVAGDDFVFITSVESVDRVCQRAIEQFDRIIPLYYDRQDRERGHIEAEDRFGEKREFPIMSVSVVAVMTDGVSHDHAELARRAADMKKKAKAISGSVFLRSDLERVVRSVTG, from the coding sequence GTGTCCGACCTCCGCCATACGCTGCTCTTCGTCGATGACGAGGCCGACGTCCTGGACATCCTCAGCCGGATGTTCCAGCGACGCTACCGCGTCCTCACCGCCCCCCACGGCAAGGCAGCCCTGGAAATCCTGCGAACCGAGTCCGTGGACGTGCTCGTCACGGACCAGCGCATGCCGGAGATGACCGGCATCGACCTGGTCAACGCCGCCAGGGCCGAGGGCATCGACGTCACGACGCTCCTGCTCACCGCCTATACGGACCCGCAGGACATCATCGCGGCCATCAACCAGGGCCAGGTGTACCGCTACGTCACCAAGCCCTGGGACGTGAACGACCTGCTCATCACCGTGAAGAACGCGGTGGAGTTCGCCCAGCTCAAGAAGGACAAGGAGAAGCTCATCCGCCAGTTGCACCAGCGGGTGGAGGCCCTCTTCGTCCTCTACGAGGTCAGCCGCGCCAGCGCGAACGACCCGGCCAGCTACGACGCCATCATCGACCGCGTGCTCACCGCCGTGGCCCGCGTGCTGCCGTACGACTGCGGCGCGGCCCTCATCGCGCCGGACGGCCAGCGGGGCGCCACGCTGCGCCTGCGCTGCGTGGGCAACGTGGGGGAAGAGGCGCTGCTGGGCGTCAAGGAGTCCATGCTCGGCGCGTACCGCAAGAGCAGCGGCCTGACGCTTCCGGAGGACCGGGTCATCACCCGCGTCACCGGCACCACCACCCAGGACTCCGCGTCCCCCGTCGTCTACCCCAACCAGCTCACGGTGAACCTCACCGCCGCGGGCAAGCCCGTGGGCATGCTGTCGCTGTTCTCCCACCGCGCGGACGCGTTCACGGAGGACGACGGGCTCTTGCTGGACGTGCTCGCCAACCAGACGGCGGACGCCATCCAGTCGCTGCGCTCCGCGGAGGAAGAGGCCCGCCACCGCATGGAGCGCATGGTCGCGTCCATGGCGGACGGCGTGGTGCTCACCGACGAGAAGAACGACATCGTGGTGATGAACCCCGCGGCCCGCCGCATCCTGCACGCGGGAGAGGAGGGGCAGGGGCCCTCCAACCGGCTCCTGGAGGAGCGCCTGGGCTTCCAGCCGTTCCAGTTGGTCCGAAACCTGGAGTACAGCGGCCACCAGGTGCTGCGCGAGGACGTGAAGCTCTTCGACCGCACCGTGCAGACCACCGTGACGCCCGTCAACGACGCGCGCGGCACCCTGCGCGGCGTGTGCGTGGTGCTGCGCGACATCACCGACCAGAAGCGGCTGGAGGAGCGCAAGGACACCTTCGTCTCCATGGTGAGCCACGAGCTGCGCACGCCGCTCACCTCCATCACCGGCGCGCTGGACCTGGTCCTCAACCGGATGGCGGGGGACATCAACGAGCGGCAGCACCGCTACCTGTCGCTCGCCAAGGACTCCGCGGAGAAGCTCAACAGCATCGTGGACGACCTGCTGGACCTGTCGAAGTACGCGCAGGGCCGGCTGAAGATGAGCTTCGAGCGCATCTACCTGGAGGAACTCGTCCAGCGCGTGGTGGAGAAGTACGGGCCCGCCTTCGCGGAGAAGCGCATCCGCGTGGTGCCGCTGCTGCCGCAGCACCCGCTGCGCGCCATGGTGGACCCCAACCGCGTGAACCAGGTGCTCAACAACCTGCTCAACAACGCGGTGAAGTTCACGCCGGAGGGCGGCGAGGTGCGCGTGGAGCTGCGCGCCACGTCCAGCCTGCCCGGCTACGTGGTGCTCTCCTGCTGGAACAGCGGCGACCCCATCCCGGAAGAGAGCCTGGAGCGCATCTTCGACCGCTTCGAGCAGGCCCGCACGCAGGCCAACCGCACCGTGCGCGGCACCGGCCTGGGCCTGCCCATCTGCCGCAACATCGTGGAGGCCCACGGCGGCCGCATCTGGTCCGAGCCGTCCCAGACGGGCGTGCGCTTCATCGCCGTGCTCCCCACGGAGCCGCCCCAGGACGTGCTGTCCCAGGCGGCCGTGGACACGCTCTTGCCGGCGCCGCAGCCCATCCGCGCGGACTCGCGCGGCAAGGTGCTCATCATCGAGGGCGAGCCCGAGGTGGGCCACATCATGAAGGCGCTGCTCGGCGCCCGGGGCTACCGGGTGCGTCTGGCGGCCTCCGCCGAGGAGGGGCTGTCCGCCGCCCGCAACCTCCACCCGGATGTGGTGCTGGTGTCGGTGCGCCTGCCGGACGTGGACGGCCTGCGGCTGGCGGAGATCCTCCGGAATGATCCGGAGACGCGCCGCTCGCCGCTGCTGCTCACGTCCGCGTTCGACGAGCGCCAGCGCGCCTTCCGGGCCGGCGCGGACGCGTTCCTCGTGCGCCCCCTTGCGGGCGACAAGCTGCTCGCCACGGTGGACTCGCTCGCGCGGGGCCGCGCCGGGGCGCAGCACGGACGCGTGCTGGTGGTGGATGACGACGTGAAGATCGCCTTCATCTGCCGCGAGGTCCTGGAGGGCCTGGGCTTCGAGGTCGGCGTCGCGCACAGCGTGGAGGAGGGCCGGCGTTCGCTGCGCGAGCGCAGGCCGGACGCGGTGCTCCTGGACGTCACGCTGCCGGACGGCGACGGGTTCGCGTTCCTGGAGGAGATCAAGGCCGAGCGCGCTTCCGGCCACATCTCCGTCATCTTCATCTCCGCGCGCACGGAGACGTCGTCCAAGGTCCGGGCGCTGAAGCTGGGCGGGGACGACTACATCACCAAGCCCTTCGACGCGCTGGAGCTGGGCGCGCGCGTAGAGAGCATGCTGCGGCGCAAGGAGCAGGAGCTGTCCTCGTCGCCCACCACGCAGCTGCCCGGCTCCACCGCCATCGAGCGCGAGGTGCAGCGCCGCCTGGGTGCGCGCCAGCCGTTCGCGTTCTGCTACCTGGACCTGGACAACCTCAAGGCCTACAACGACTACTACGGCTTCGCGAAGGCGGACGGCGTGGTGCGCCAGACGGGCGACCTGATGCGGGAGGTCTTCCAGCAGGAAGGCGCCCCGGGGGACTTCCTGGGCCACGTGGCCGGGGACGACTTCGTCTTCATCACCTCCGTGGAGTCCGTGGACCGGGTGTGCCAGCGGGCCATCGAGCAGTTCGACCGCATCATCCCGCTCTACTACGACCGGCAGGACCGGGAGCGCGGCCACATCGAGGCGGAGGACCGCTTCGGGGAGAAGCGCGAGTTCCCCATCATGAGCGTGTCCGTCGTGGCGGTGATGACGGACGGCGTGTCGCACGACCACGCGGAGCTGGCGCGCCGGGCCGCCGACATGAAGAAGAAGGCGAAGGCGATCTCCGGCTCCGTCTTCCTGCGCAGTGACTTAGAGCGCGTGGTCCGGTCCGTCACCGGATGA